One part of the Equus asinus isolate D_3611 breed Donkey chromosome 6, EquAss-T2T_v2, whole genome shotgun sequence genome encodes these proteins:
- the HADHB gene encoding trifunctional enzyme subunit beta, mitochondrial isoform X8 encodes MGPQIFCKTSELFLPATSYPRYKDLMPHDVARAALLGLLHRTSVPKEVVDYIVFGTVIQEVKTSNVAREAALGAGFSDKTPAHTVTMACISANQAMTTGVGLIASGQCDVVVAGGVELMSDVPIRHSRKMRKMLLDLNKAKTLGQRLSLLSKFRLNFLSPELPAVAEFSTSETMGHSADRLAAAFAVSRTEQDEYALRSHSLAKKAQDEGLLSDVVPFKVPGKDTVTKDNGIRPSSLEQMAKLKPAFIKPYGTVTAANSSFLTDGASAMLIMAEEKALAMGYKPKAYLRDFVYVSQDPKDQLLLGPTYATPKVLEKAGLTLNDVDAFEFHEAFSGQILANFKAMDSDWFAQNYMGRKTKVGLPPLEKFNTWGGSLSLGHPFGATGCRLVMAAANRLRKEGGQYGLVAACAAGGQGHAMIVEAYPK; translated from the exons ATATAAAGACCTGATGCCACATGATGTGGCTAGAGCAGCACTTTT GGGTTTGTTACATCGGACCAGTGTTCCAAAGGAAGTTGTTGATTATATCGTCTTTGGCACAGTTATACAGGAAGTGAAAACAAGCAATGTGGCCAGAGAG GCTGCCCTTGGAGCTGGCTTCTCTGATAAAACTCCTGCTCACACTGTCACCATGGCTTGCATCTCTGCCAACCAAGCCATGACCACAG GTGTTGGCTTGATTGCTTCTGGCCAGTGTGATGTGGTCGTGGCCGGTGGTGTAGAGTTAATGTCCGACGTCCCTATTCGTCATTcgaggaaaatgaggaaaatgctgCTTGATCTCAATAAGGCCAAGACTCTGGGTCAGAGACTATCTTTACTCTCTAAATTCAGACTGAATTTCCTGTCGCCTGAG CTCCCTGCGGTGGCCGAGTTTTCCACCAGTGAGACCATGGGCCACTCTGCAGACCGACTGGCCGCTGCCTTCGCTGTTTCTCGAACGGAGCAGGATGAGTATGCGTTGCGCTCGCACAGCCTGGCCAAGAAGGCACAGGATGAAGGACTCCTTTCTGATGTTGTCCCCTTCAAAGTCCCAG GAAAAGATACAGTTACCAAAGATAATGGCATTCGCCCTTCCTCCCTGGAGCAGATGGCCAAACTGAAACCTGCGTTCATCAAGCCCTATGGCACAGTGACAGCTGCAAATTCTTCTTTCTTG ACTGATGGTGCATCTGCAATGCTGATCATGGCAGAGGAAAAAGCTCTGGCCATGGGTTATAAGCCCAAGGCATATTTGAG GGATTTTGTGTATGTGTCCCAGGATCCGAAAGATCAGCTTTTACTTGG accaACATATGCTACTCCAAAAGTTCTAGAAAAGGCAGGGTTAACATTGAATGATGTTGATGCTTTTGAATTTCATGAAGCTTTCTCA GGTCAGATCTTGGCTAATTTTAAAGCCATGGATTCTGATTGGTTTGCACAAAACTACATGGGTCGAAAAACCAAG GTTGGATTGCCTCCTTTGGAGAAGTTTAACACCTGGGGTGGATCGCTGTCCCTGGGGCACCCATTTGGAGCCACTGGCTGCCGGTTGGTCATGGCAGCTGCCAACAGATTACGGAAGGAAGGAGGCCAGTATGGTTTAGTGGCTGCCTGTGCAGCTGGAGGGCAG ggCCATGCTATGATAGTGGAAGCGTATCCAAAGTAA
- the HADHB gene encoding trifunctional enzyme subunit beta, mitochondrial isoform X5, whose amino-acid sequence MGPQIFCKTSELFLPATSYPRYKDLMPHDVARAALLGLLHRTSVPKEVVDYIVFGTVIQEVKTSNVAREAALGAGFSDKTPAHTVTMACISANQAMTTVNSYRRCSCTYDLCPVGVGLIASGQCDVVVAGGVELMSDVPIRHSRKMRKMLLDLNKAKTLGQRLSLLSKFRLNFLSPELPAVAEFSTSETMGHSADRLAAAFAVSRTEQDEYALRSHSLAKKAQDEGLLSDVVPFKVPGKDTVTKDNGIRPSSLEQMAKLKPAFIKPYGTVTAANSSFLTDGASAMLIMAEEKALAMGYKPKAYLRDFVYVSQDPKDQLLLGPTYATPKVLEKAGLTLNDVDAFEFHEAFSGQILANFKAMDSDWFAQNYMGRKTKVGLPPLEKFNTWGGSLSLGHPFGATGCRLVMAAANRLRKEGGQYGLVAACAAGGQGHAMIVEAYPK is encoded by the exons ATATAAAGACCTGATGCCACATGATGTGGCTAGAGCAGCACTTTT GGGTTTGTTACATCGGACCAGTGTTCCAAAGGAAGTTGTTGATTATATCGTCTTTGGCACAGTTATACAGGAAGTGAAAACAAGCAATGTGGCCAGAGAG GCTGCCCTTGGAGCTGGCTTCTCTGATAAAACTCCTGCTCACACTGTCACCATGGCTTGCATCTCTGCCAACCAAGCCATGACCACAG TTAATTCCTACAGAAGATGTTCGTGTACATATGACCTGTGCCCTGTAGGTGTTGGCTTGATTGCTTCTGGCCAGTGTGATGTGGTCGTGGCCGGTGGTGTAGAGTTAATGTCCGACGTCCCTATTCGTCATTcgaggaaaatgaggaaaatgctgCTTGATCTCAATAAGGCCAAGACTCTGGGTCAGAGACTATCTTTACTCTCTAAATTCAGACTGAATTTCCTGTCGCCTGAG CTCCCTGCGGTGGCCGAGTTTTCCACCAGTGAGACCATGGGCCACTCTGCAGACCGACTGGCCGCTGCCTTCGCTGTTTCTCGAACGGAGCAGGATGAGTATGCGTTGCGCTCGCACAGCCTGGCCAAGAAGGCACAGGATGAAGGACTCCTTTCTGATGTTGTCCCCTTCAAAGTCCCAG GAAAAGATACAGTTACCAAAGATAATGGCATTCGCCCTTCCTCCCTGGAGCAGATGGCCAAACTGAAACCTGCGTTCATCAAGCCCTATGGCACAGTGACAGCTGCAAATTCTTCTTTCTTG ACTGATGGTGCATCTGCAATGCTGATCATGGCAGAGGAAAAAGCTCTGGCCATGGGTTATAAGCCCAAGGCATATTTGAG GGATTTTGTGTATGTGTCCCAGGATCCGAAAGATCAGCTTTTACTTGG accaACATATGCTACTCCAAAAGTTCTAGAAAAGGCAGGGTTAACATTGAATGATGTTGATGCTTTTGAATTTCATGAAGCTTTCTCA GGTCAGATCTTGGCTAATTTTAAAGCCATGGATTCTGATTGGTTTGCACAAAACTACATGGGTCGAAAAACCAAG GTTGGATTGCCTCCTTTGGAGAAGTTTAACACCTGGGGTGGATCGCTGTCCCTGGGGCACCCATTTGGAGCCACTGGCTGCCGGTTGGTCATGGCAGCTGCCAACAGATTACGGAAGGAAGGAGGCCAGTATGGTTTAGTGGCTGCCTGTGCAGCTGGAGGGCAG ggCCATGCTATGATAGTGGAAGCGTATCCAAAGTAA